The Thalassoroseus pseudoceratinae genome has a segment encoding these proteins:
- a CDS encoding type II secretion system F family protein has translation MSTFLDPIDLFVFLISTVLTGSALTVLHQRRRKATHRLRELSSFRERSQSSEPVDGLTGLYDKILPRIAGRLLPANPSKRSTLQLRMYQAGFTSPASIYTFAIIRLMLAVLPFLVVSSCFASGFLSPKTLLMLSIAGAGVGFLTPSLWLDYRKRKRQQLFVRSLPDFFDLLTTCIESGLALEASVKRVSVELTHAHPVLAAELLRVDNQISLGTAPNDAFESFAERSDLDCLRSFASLIRQTRLTGASMGEALRVNAEMMRTQREQRAEESAQKASVMVMIPTLLLIFPTVFIALAGPAMIQLSEKFGASEAVSSEK, from the coding sequence ATGAGTACTTTTCTTGACCCGATTGATCTGTTTGTATTCCTGATATCGACGGTGTTGACCGGTAGTGCGCTGACCGTATTGCACCAACGTCGCCGCAAAGCGACTCATCGGCTAAGAGAGTTGTCGTCCTTTCGGGAGAGATCGCAATCGTCTGAGCCAGTCGATGGATTGACTGGACTATATGATAAGATCCTACCCAGAATTGCAGGCCGGTTGCTTCCCGCAAACCCGTCTAAACGCTCAACGCTGCAACTTCGGATGTATCAAGCAGGGTTCACTTCACCGGCCAGCATCTATACGTTTGCAATTATCCGGTTGATGCTTGCGGTACTTCCGTTTCTCGTTGTTTCGTCGTGCTTTGCCAGCGGGTTCTTATCACCGAAAACGTTGTTGATGTTGTCCATTGCTGGGGCTGGGGTTGGCTTTCTCACTCCGAGTCTCTGGCTGGACTATCGGAAAAGGAAGCGGCAACAGTTGTTCGTTCGCTCGCTCCCTGATTTCTTTGATCTCTTGACGACATGCATTGAGAGCGGATTGGCCTTGGAAGCATCGGTCAAACGGGTGTCTGTGGAGTTGACGCATGCGCATCCTGTCTTGGCGGCAGAACTGTTGCGCGTGGATAATCAAATTAGTCTGGGCACTGCCCCGAACGATGCCTTCGAGAGTTTCGCAGAACGCTCAGACTTGGACTGTCTGCGAAGTTTCGCCAGCTTGATTCGCCAAACTCGTTTGACCGGTGCAAGCATGGGGGAGGCGTTACGTGTGAACGCCGAGATGATGCGAACACAACGAGAACAGCGAGCGGAAGAAAGTGCGCAAAAAGCATCCGTGATGGTGATGATACCAACGCTACTTTTAATATTTCCGACGGTGTTTATCGCTCTGGCGGGTCCGGCGATGATCCAGCTAAGCGAGAAATTCGGCGCGTCTGAAGCTGTGTCGAGCGAGAAGTAG
- a CDS encoding TadE/TadG family type IV pilus assembly protein, which translates to MRVQSVRRSLMPMKRRGAVLVESAFVANVLFLTLFTMADLAIGVLHSNSLSESARRLARFVAVSGALSEPEQSALGPELYQGNAADDSVIGEQVRRTLTIPDLQNVSVQIEWSDGGNQVGDRIRVSLNYPYQSIIPALVSVDQINLSASSSTTIRH; encoded by the coding sequence ATGAGAGTTCAAAGTGTGCGTCGGTCTCTGATGCCGATGAAGCGTCGAGGCGCCGTTCTCGTTGAATCGGCGTTTGTGGCGAATGTGCTATTCTTGACGCTCTTTACAATGGCTGATTTGGCAATCGGGGTACTCCATTCCAACTCGCTATCGGAGTCGGCCCGTCGGCTTGCACGTTTTGTGGCAGTGTCGGGAGCGTTATCAGAACCAGAGCAGTCAGCGTTGGGGCCGGAACTCTATCAGGGAAACGCCGCCGACGATTCGGTGATCGGGGAGCAAGTTCGGCGGACTTTGACGATTCCAGACTTGCAAAACGTATCTGTACAGATTGAGTGGAGTGACGGCGGCAATCAAGTCGGTGATCGAATCCGTGTGTCGCTAAACTATCCTTATCAGTCGATTATCCCGGCACTTGTTTCGGTCGATCAGATTAACCTATCAGCGTCGTCGTCCACAACAATCCGTCACTAG
- a CDS encoding TadE/TadG family type IV pilus assembly protein, with product MFKKKRRRIAPSFTRRAIAATEFAIVLPLLVYVTLACIDLGRVAHTSMVLVSGVSSAGEFAATFAFTSFTQATGEEEIRSRIVSELELLTDFDPSLLTTSVTFDDQVSGQRVITIEASFPVEVVTSFPGLPSETVLSHQLRVVRYR from the coding sequence ATGTTCAAGAAGAAACGTAGACGAATTGCCCCTTCCTTCACGCGTCGGGCCATAGCAGCGACTGAGTTCGCGATCGTCTTACCACTGTTAGTCTATGTCACTCTTGCCTGCATTGATCTGGGACGAGTCGCTCACACGTCGATGGTCCTCGTTAGCGGTGTTTCCAGCGCTGGAGAGTTTGCAGCCACGTTTGCGTTTACAAGCTTTACGCAGGCAACCGGAGAGGAAGAGATTCGTTCTCGGATTGTTTCGGAATTAGAGTTATTGACTGACTTTGACCCTTCTTTGCTGACAACGTCAGTTACCTTCGATGACCAAGTTTCGGGGCAGCGAGTGATTACTATCGAGGCGAGTTTTCCCGTCGAGGTAGTGACGAGTTTCCCTGGCTTACCTAGTGAAACCGTGCTTAGTCATCAGCTTCGAGTTGTTCGATATCGGTAA
- a CDS encoding pilus assembly protein TadG-related protein — MQSHEHCNGDRSTSNERGGKVLVLLSVCLPMLLGLVGLVLDGSLLMVTSRDLQSLADAGATRAAIAFSDPNVADDPMQSVIAAIQHDADFGNFQIDVSSPPTSGPYIGRTNYVEVNLTQSVPTNLHPFVGGEATQSVRSRAVAGLEVSTESAAIVVLDPDPSPVTISGLTGGLLTVTLPSIQLGGLEVLGAGALEVDGAVHVNTEWGGVDVDGNPAGEEPPLGGLRHAISCTPLVSLTKMKAREIRVTGGVGNPNNYGHVDGGEPNPLSANRLPVADPYESLPVPTVSSDPTNVSSVEHGGVDVVSLPLIGPTTRLEPGVYEWINVISGRVVFEPGVYIVRGVNPLTGIAVALTAGTIDAEGVMFYVTDSGTFSPWTGFPDISDSSDSPPPNHLSSLLPSVVINTALPGSKIHGLDDPGSPYDGLLVFQRRQSRNPIALVASDLLLLGSDFSGSIYSKWGQVLFVGQGTYDLTFACGTLRIVNVLDCNLTPSKPLSPASDVYLVE, encoded by the coding sequence ATGCAATCTCACGAACATTGCAATGGAGATCGATCGACTAGCAATGAACGCGGTGGCAAGGTTCTAGTGCTTCTTAGCGTCTGTTTGCCGATGCTGTTGGGGTTAGTTGGGCTTGTGCTCGACGGAAGCTTGTTGATGGTCACGAGTCGTGATCTGCAGTCGCTTGCCGACGCTGGTGCGACACGTGCCGCCATCGCGTTTTCAGATCCGAATGTTGCGGACGATCCGATGCAGTCGGTGATCGCAGCGATCCAACACGACGCGGATTTTGGGAACTTTCAGATCGACGTGAGTTCTCCGCCGACGAGCGGTCCCTACATCGGCCGGACTAACTATGTGGAAGTGAACCTCACGCAAAGTGTTCCGACAAATCTCCATCCGTTCGTAGGTGGGGAGGCAACTCAGTCAGTCCGTAGCAGGGCTGTTGCGGGTCTCGAAGTTTCCACCGAGTCAGCTGCCATTGTTGTCCTAGACCCCGATCCGTCTCCAGTCACGATTTCCGGTCTGACAGGTGGATTGCTAACGGTGACCTTGCCTTCGATCCAATTGGGAGGACTTGAGGTTCTTGGGGCTGGTGCTCTTGAAGTCGATGGGGCGGTGCATGTCAACACGGAGTGGGGAGGTGTTGACGTTGATGGTAACCCCGCGGGAGAGGAACCCCCATTGGGTGGGCTTCGTCATGCGATTTCGTGCACGCCGTTAGTTTCGCTGACGAAAATGAAGGCGCGTGAGATACGGGTCACAGGCGGCGTTGGCAATCCGAACAACTATGGTCACGTTGACGGGGGTGAACCCAACCCGCTATCCGCCAACCGGTTGCCAGTTGCGGACCCCTACGAGTCGCTCCCTGTTCCGACAGTGAGCAGCGATCCGACGAATGTATCGAGCGTCGAGCACGGCGGTGTCGATGTCGTTTCGCTGCCGTTGATTGGACCAACGACAAGGCTCGAACCGGGTGTCTACGAGTGGATCAATGTGATCTCGGGACGAGTTGTTTTTGAGCCGGGTGTCTACATCGTGCGTGGTGTGAACCCGCTGACAGGAATTGCGGTCGCGCTGACGGCCGGCACAATCGATGCAGAGGGCGTCATGTTCTACGTGACGGACTCTGGCACGTTCTCTCCATGGACGGGCTTTCCAGACATTTCTGATAGCTCAGATAGTCCGCCGCCCAATCATCTTAGCTCGCTATTGCCAAGTGTTGTGATCAACACGGCCTTGCCAGGCAGCAAGATCCACGGTCTCGACGATCCGGGGAGTCCATATGACGGACTGCTAGTCTTTCAACGTCGTCAATCACGAAATCCAATTGCGTTGGTCGCATCTGACCTTTTGCTGCTCGGTTCGGATTTCTCGGGATCGATTTATTCAAAGTGGGGACAGGTGCTTTTTGTGGGACAAGGCACGTACGATCTGACATTCGCTTGTGGAACGCTCCGGATCGTCAACGTGCTGGATTGCAATCTCACGCCGTCGAAGCCACTTTCACCTGCGTCGGATGTATATCTCGTTGAGTAA
- a CDS encoding AAA family ATPase codes for MKRQQSNLVSLIVSSDQELGRSIQTTLQQMGIDCLPELLPMESLHANQVNATPQTKLYFIDVRNRTNQAITLFRKLKHQSNSNYIAIGDRTNPYEVIEILKEGADDFLDVSENLHFQVVNAIKRTQAKSAAIEANSGSLTIVTGAAGGSGTSMVAQNLAIASMQDAQTCGLLDFDLRKGDQSSLLNLRPIHTLADLCENYDVLDQKMVEQSFTTHESGLRVLASPERITEGPDITADMLRRVTEMALEIFDQIIIDVPAFHLAEYRNLLERCDRLVILFRTDFSSVKNTMRQLETLRELEFELGNLDLVANKWGASTTIDTEEIQKAISFPIPLSISDDPKVIHCVNCGKPIITEWPNAEVSKAINRIYMRRQGKDLQNTHPYTKSWLGSVLSKCFSQKRVVEAAST; via the coding sequence ATGAAACGTCAACAATCAAACTTAGTCTCATTGATCGTGAGCAGTGATCAAGAACTCGGAAGATCGATTCAAACCACACTCCAGCAAATGGGGATCGATTGTTTGCCGGAATTGTTGCCGATGGAATCTCTCCATGCCAATCAAGTGAATGCGACCCCGCAAACGAAGCTCTATTTTATTGATGTTCGGAATCGAACGAATCAAGCGATCACACTGTTTCGCAAACTCAAACATCAGTCAAACTCGAACTACATCGCTATCGGCGACAGGACGAATCCGTATGAAGTCATCGAGATTCTCAAGGAAGGTGCAGACGACTTCCTTGACGTAAGCGAGAACTTGCATTTTCAAGTTGTCAATGCGATCAAACGTACGCAGGCCAAGTCCGCTGCCATCGAAGCAAATAGCGGCAGCTTAACGATCGTTACCGGTGCCGCCGGTGGGAGTGGCACAAGTATGGTTGCACAGAATCTCGCGATTGCCTCAATGCAAGACGCACAAACTTGTGGGCTGTTAGATTTTGATTTACGCAAAGGTGACCAATCGTCTCTGTTGAACCTCCGCCCGATTCACACGCTAGCGGACCTCTGTGAGAACTATGACGTCCTCGACCAGAAGATGGTCGAGCAATCCTTCACGACCCACGAAAGTGGATTGAGAGTATTAGCATCGCCCGAACGAATCACCGAGGGCCCGGACATCACTGCCGACATGCTCCGACGCGTTACAGAGATGGCATTAGAGATATTCGATCAAATCATAATCGATGTGCCTGCGTTTCACCTCGCGGAGTACCGAAATCTTCTCGAACGTTGTGATCGATTAGTCATCCTTTTTCGAACAGACTTTTCATCTGTGAAGAATACCATGCGGCAACTAGAGACACTTCGCGAGCTCGAATTCGAATTAGGGAATCTTGACCTAGTGGCCAACAAGTGGGGCGCGTCAACGACAATTGATACCGAAGAGATCCAGAAGGCAATCAGTTTCCCAATTCCGCTCAGTATCAGCGACGACCCCAAGGTGATTCATTGTGTCAACTGTGGCAAACCAATCATCACCGAATGGCCGAACGCAGAGGTCTCGAAAGCAATCAATCGCATTTACATGAGACGACAAGGCAAAGATCTTCAAAATACCCACCCTTACACGAAGAGTTGGCTCGGGTCAGTACTCTCGAAATGTTTTTCTCAAAAGCGTGTTGTTGAAGCAGCATCGACATAG
- a CDS encoding PAS domain-containing sensor histidine kinase, with amino-acid sequence MAEPEYWSVEQRRSIGELLTLVPPDQQRQAQLILNQIENAAKSDEPTEKLESDLQYFLDQANIGMWDWDLATDHVTYSRSWCRQLGLDPKDVSQTFDEFQSRLYPGDRETTQKIVTEAIRTVSNEYEVQFRLKHSDGGWRWILSKGFVVGDSDGKPVAMKGIHIDITDTKRAMRSLCFSQVALDEGNSKIFWIDISGNLIYVNNLAADWLGVSRQVAEQMSVFDITAITAESWANQIAMMRDRKRATFEFMIKARGTSRPVEIHATLVSYEDEDVLVSFLIDISDRLQNEANREFQSKQLMHAARLTTMGEMSATLSHELAQPISAIGNYADSARHYLKKLDLEDSTLESIVTEIGAQSERTVHILRRVRQFTKYKELARQSCLLNDLVEDSLAMVQHDLANSHVKVECDFQATSASVDVDRIYIQQVIINLLQNARDAVVLIDEQSRLITVSTHIENNAAVLRIQDSGSGVVVGEEDKIFEMFYTTKPHGVGIGLAICRSIINSHNGTLTLEKSGHSGALFKMTLPLESNGS; translated from the coding sequence ATGGCAGAACCAGAATATTGGAGCGTTGAGCAGCGCCGATCAATTGGGGAACTCCTCACTCTCGTTCCACCCGATCAGCAACGGCAGGCGCAATTGATATTAAATCAAATTGAGAATGCCGCCAAGTCGGATGAGCCGACCGAAAAACTTGAGTCGGACCTTCAATATTTTCTCGATCAGGCCAATATCGGGATGTGGGACTGGGATCTGGCTACGGATCACGTCACTTATTCCCGGTCCTGGTGCCGGCAACTTGGTTTGGACCCGAAGGATGTCTCGCAGACGTTCGACGAATTCCAGAGCCGATTGTATCCGGGCGATCGTGAGACAACTCAGAAAATTGTTACCGAAGCAATCCGAACAGTCTCGAACGAGTACGAGGTGCAATTTCGGTTAAAGCACAGTGATGGCGGTTGGCGTTGGATCCTTTCGAAGGGTTTTGTCGTCGGTGATTCCGACGGCAAACCGGTTGCTATGAAAGGGATTCATATCGACATCACCGATACGAAACGAGCAATGCGGTCCCTTTGTTTCTCACAAGTCGCACTCGATGAAGGCAACAGTAAGATTTTCTGGATCGATATTTCCGGTAATCTTATCTACGTCAACAATCTCGCGGCGGATTGGTTGGGGGTTTCTCGGCAAGTCGCCGAGCAGATGTCGGTGTTCGATATCACTGCAATTACTGCGGAGTCCTGGGCCAACCAAATTGCAATGATGCGTGACCGAAAACGGGCGACCTTTGAGTTCATGATCAAGGCAAGAGGGACGTCTCGACCGGTTGAGATTCATGCGACGCTCGTGAGTTATGAAGATGAAGACGTCCTCGTGTCGTTCCTCATTGACATTTCCGACCGTCTACAGAACGAAGCCAATCGAGAATTTCAGAGTAAGCAACTGATGCACGCCGCCCGGTTAACAACTATGGGAGAGATGTCGGCTACTCTGTCGCATGAGTTAGCACAACCGATTTCCGCAATCGGGAACTACGCCGACTCTGCGAGGCATTACTTGAAAAAGCTAGATCTCGAGGACTCCACTCTCGAATCAATCGTCACTGAGATCGGTGCACAGAGTGAACGGACGGTGCACATTCTCCGACGCGTTCGACAGTTTACAAAATACAAGGAGCTTGCCAGGCAGTCTTGTCTCCTCAATGATCTCGTTGAGGACTCCCTGGCAATGGTGCAACACGATCTCGCGAACAGCCATGTGAAGGTCGAATGCGACTTCCAAGCGACTTCTGCTAGTGTCGATGTCGATCGAATTTACATTCAACAGGTGATCATTAATCTGCTACAGAATGCACGAGATGCGGTGGTCCTTATCGACGAACAATCACGTCTGATCACGGTCTCAACTCACATTGAGAACAATGCCGCAGTCCTTCGCATTCAGGATTCTGGTAGCGGTGTCGTCGTTGGTGAGGAAGACAAAATCTTTGAGATGTTCTACACGACGAAGCCGCACGGCGTTGGTATTGGTCTTGCGATCTGCCGTTCGATCATCAATAGCCACAACGGAACACTAACACTGGAGAAAAGCGGACAC
- a CDS encoding type II secretion system F family protein, which yields MLVLSAVALAAGVLGFIHDNRRNSRGALLKRLREHSDSSQSDDEDTLFRRLLAKDSERNGTWRETIEVMIEHSGIHWSLSKLLLVSIAIGIASAGVFYITTNSLIASTIAGVVGLTLPIIIIRSRYVSRQRRLLNQIPETFELIVRSVKAGQSVHASIQMIANENRPPISTEFKRCSEQQNLGLPQDEAFRDLAHRNGVMELQIFAVAMLVQRQTGGSLVEILTNLSKLVRSRLRMQARLRALTGEARMQATVLTLLPVVSLASIHFLKPDYVAVLFDRPQLIAGMAIANLVAAFWIRKLTQIDY from the coding sequence ATGTTAGTGTTATCGGCAGTTGCCCTTGCTGCTGGTGTTTTGGGATTCATTCACGATAATCGGCGAAATTCGCGGGGGGCATTGCTGAAGCGTTTGCGTGAACATTCGGATTCCTCGCAGAGCGATGATGAGGATACATTGTTTCGCCGACTATTGGCTAAGGACAGCGAGCGAAACGGCACGTGGCGCGAGACGATTGAAGTGATGATCGAGCATTCCGGTATCCACTGGAGTCTCAGCAAACTGCTGCTTGTCTCGATTGCCATTGGAATAGCATCTGCCGGGGTATTCTACATCACTACCAACTCGCTGATTGCGTCGACTATCGCTGGTGTGGTTGGATTGACTTTGCCAATTATCATTATTCGCAGTCGATACGTTTCGCGTCAACGTCGACTACTAAATCAAATACCAGAAACATTTGAACTCATCGTACGCTCGGTTAAGGCCGGCCAATCGGTTCATGCGTCGATACAAATGATCGCGAACGAGAATCGCCCACCGATCTCGACGGAGTTCAAGCGATGTAGCGAACAGCAGAATCTGGGTCTTCCTCAGGATGAAGCATTCCGTGACCTGGCCCATCGCAATGGCGTGATGGAACTTCAAATTTTCGCGGTTGCAATGCTCGTCCAAAGGCAGACTGGGGGAAGCTTAGTCGAGATTCTGACGAACTTATCAAAGCTTGTCCGGTCACGGCTCAGGATGCAGGCTCGGCTGCGTGCGCTGACGGGTGAAGCAAGAATGCAAGCGACAGTGCTGACACTACTACCGGTCGTATCACTGGCTTCGATCCATTTCCTAAAGCCCGACTATGTGGCAGTACTCTTCGACCGACCGCAACTCATTGCTGGCATGGCCATCGCCAATCTGGTAGCCGCATTCTGGATTCGCAAACTGACCCAGATTGACTATTAA
- a CDS encoding DUF4332 domain-containing protein, whose product MNLLFRVLFASGCRSTHHKLAMDALRHIRGPQATKWQNLFLKYHQVYLDGSKAPDTKFKDFRNHVLHVRDNYWGGAVKTAKRWYDTTVAELKDRKWASAIYSAGVLSHYYTDPIQPFHTGQSEAESNIHRAAEWSITKSYDTIREVLIEHVGMPEVECPEGHGWLERMVTTGAETSNPYYEPLIERYDFEHGVKNPPAGLDAESHRMLAELVGHAQVGFARILERAFQEANVEPPVVNVTLQGFLATVTIPIRWITQKMDDAEERELVEAMFAEYQSTGKVDETLSEDDRMVRDLHAEEVLNHQPQKSVETPATIPFKKPDTEPNQPSQASSKELRFHLSKNDPVEDAPSIGPKTARRLEKIGIQTVADLLAADPEETSSKVAVRYITPQLVNDWQDQAELVCQIPEIRGHDAQILVSCDWREPAKIAAADPKELLASITPFVESKPGERIIRSGKKPDLAEVADWISWAGQSHSLSAAS is encoded by the coding sequence ATGAACTTGTTGTTTCGTGTTCTCTTTGCAAGTGGTTGTCGAAGCACCCACCATAAGCTGGCGATGGATGCGTTGCGGCACATTCGGGGGCCCCAGGCAACGAAATGGCAGAATCTTTTTCTCAAGTATCACCAAGTCTATTTAGATGGCTCCAAGGCTCCGGACACGAAGTTCAAGGATTTTCGGAACCACGTGCTGCATGTTCGTGACAATTACTGGGGCGGCGCGGTGAAGACTGCGAAACGGTGGTACGACACAACGGTCGCGGAGTTGAAGGACCGAAAATGGGCAAGTGCGATTTACTCAGCGGGCGTTCTCAGTCACTATTACACCGACCCCATCCAGCCGTTTCATACGGGACAATCCGAGGCGGAAAGTAACATCCACCGGGCCGCCGAGTGGAGCATCACAAAGTCCTACGACACCATCCGTGAAGTCCTCATCGAACACGTCGGGATGCCTGAGGTGGAATGTCCCGAGGGCCACGGTTGGCTGGAGCGAATGGTCACAACTGGAGCCGAAACCTCGAACCCGTATTATGAACCGCTGATCGAACGGTACGATTTCGAGCACGGGGTCAAGAACCCGCCTGCAGGACTCGATGCCGAAAGTCATCGGATGTTAGCCGAGTTGGTCGGCCACGCGCAGGTTGGCTTCGCCCGCATTCTGGAACGAGCATTTCAAGAAGCCAATGTCGAACCACCAGTTGTAAATGTCACCCTGCAAGGATTCCTCGCAACGGTGACAATTCCCATTCGTTGGATCACACAGAAGATGGATGACGCAGAGGAACGTGAGCTCGTCGAAGCCATGTTCGCGGAGTATCAGTCGACCGGGAAAGTCGATGAAACGCTGTCCGAAGACGATCGTATGGTCCGAGACCTCCATGCTGAGGAAGTCTTGAATCACCAACCTCAAAAGTCCGTCGAAACACCCGCGACGATCCCGTTCAAAAAGCCAGACACCGAGCCAAACCAGCCTTCGCAAGCCTCCTCCAAGGAACTCCGTTTTCATTTATCGAAGAACGACCCGGTCGAGGACGCTCCTTCAATCGGACCAAAAACAGCGCGACGCTTGGAAAAGATCGGTATTCAAACGGTAGCAGATCTGTTAGCCGCCGATCCGGAAGAAACATCGTCAAAGGTCGCTGTTCGTTACATTACGCCACAACTGGTGAACGACTGGCAGGACCAAGCAGAACTTGTCTGTCAGATCCCTGAGATACGCGGACATGATGCCCAAATCCTTGTTTCCTGTGATTGGCGTGAGCCTGCAAAGATTGCTGCCGCCGATCCTAAAGAATTGCTCGCAAGCATCACCCCGTTTGTCGAATCAAAACCCGGCGAACGAATCATTCGCTCAGGGAAGAAACCAGATCTCGCCGAAGTGGCCGATTGGATCTCATGGGCCGGGCAATCACACTCGTTGAGTGCAGCATCGTAG
- a CDS encoding CpaF family protein → MRQTPTMMLSDQEKSQARFQQLKVEIHRNLISGMDLTNIEQLDDYTLRNQLRRGLEKLCDARAELISQAERSRLVNEIIDETLGLGPIDPLLRDPTLSDILINGPNAVYVERNGRLEQTNVKFHDNQHLVEITQRIANRMGRRLDESSPMVDARMADGSRVNAVIQPLALDGALVSIRRFNADNMGVDELVRLGTVTRPIMNFLAACVKSRLNLIISGGTGSGKTTMLNLLSQFIDSSERIATIEDAAELRLRQPHVARMETRPPNSENRGAITARDLVRNSLRMRPDRIIVGECRGEEAFDMLQAMTSGHDGSMTTVHANNANDALSRLEMLIGMAGYDLPVWFINRQIASAVNIVVHCARISGGVRKVTQVLEVVGVKDGQVKSNELFRYDQEGVDQTGNAVGRFRCMCAQPACLSTMQARGINPPRLTDD, encoded by the coding sequence ATGAGACAGACACCGACTATGATGCTTAGTGATCAAGAAAAGTCACAAGCACGGTTTCAGCAGCTCAAGGTTGAGATTCATCGAAACCTGATTAGCGGTATGGATCTTACGAACATCGAGCAATTGGATGACTATACGCTACGGAATCAGCTTCGCAGAGGACTCGAAAAACTCTGTGACGCGCGAGCTGAACTGATTAGTCAAGCCGAACGGAGTCGCCTCGTCAACGAGATCATCGACGAAACACTCGGTCTTGGCCCGATTGATCCACTCCTTCGAGATCCAACACTGAGTGATATTCTCATCAATGGTCCGAACGCTGTGTACGTCGAGCGCAACGGACGATTGGAGCAGACTAACGTCAAGTTTCACGACAACCAACACTTGGTCGAAATTACTCAACGCATTGCCAATCGGATGGGGCGTCGACTCGATGAATCGAGTCCTATGGTCGATGCACGGATGGCAGACGGCAGCCGAGTCAATGCAGTCATCCAACCGCTTGCCCTTGATGGTGCTTTGGTCTCGATTCGCCGTTTCAATGCCGACAATATGGGAGTGGACGAACTCGTGCGTCTCGGCACTGTGACACGGCCAATCATGAACTTCCTAGCTGCCTGTGTGAAGTCGCGACTCAACTTGATTATTTCTGGCGGGACTGGAAGTGGGAAGACAACGATGTTGAATCTTCTGTCGCAGTTTATTGATAGCAGTGAACGCATCGCGACGATTGAAGACGCTGCAGAACTAAGACTTCGGCAACCCCACGTAGCACGTATGGAAACACGCCCCCCAAATTCGGAGAACCGAGGCGCGATCACTGCTCGAGACCTAGTCCGAAACTCGCTTCGAATGCGACCAGACCGAATTATTGTGGGGGAATGTCGTGGGGAGGAAGCCTTTGACATGCTCCAAGCCATGACGTCTGGGCACGATGGCAGCATGACAACAGTTCATGCCAACAACGCCAACGATGCGCTAAGTCGTCTGGAGATGCTGATTGGGATGGCTGGCTATGATCTTCCCGTCTGGTTCATCAATCGGCAAATCGCATCCGCAGTGAATATCGTAGTGCATTGTGCTCGTATTAGTGGTGGTGTCCGCAAAGTGACTCAGGTTCTTGAAGTTGTTGGTGTGAAAGACGGGCAGGTGAAGTCGAATGAATTGTTCCGCTACGATCAGGAAGGAGTTGATCAAACGGGAAATGCTGTGGGCCGTTTCCGATGTATGTGTGCTCAACCAGCGTGCCTATCGACGATGCAAGCCAGAGGGATCAATCCACCACGCTTGACGGATGATTAG
- a CDS encoding response regulator transcription factor has translation MSNVYIVEDDEAVRRSLRLTLEILGYHVDDYENGEAFLDMHSPPPQVPAALLLDVGLPGLDGLAVQNRLNAEGWRSPIVMISGQAEIAMAVKAMHNGAFSFLEKPTLPNELQAVLEKAFLEDRSRIDALEWRETVLNRVRNLSRREREVLEHTLQAKNTKQVAMEMFIGVKTVLRHKSNVLKKMKVRNELELLSMLREIYPETATEDSNPLKDIA, from the coding sequence ATGTCAAACGTTTACATTGTTGAGGATGACGAGGCCGTTCGCCGTTCACTTCGCTTGACGCTAGAAATCCTGGGGTACCACGTTGACGACTACGAGAATGGAGAAGCCTTCCTCGACATGCACTCCCCACCTCCGCAAGTTCCTGCTGCTCTGTTACTTGACGTCGGCCTTCCCGGCTTGGATGGACTCGCGGTTCAGAATCGTCTCAATGCAGAAGGCTGGCGGTCACCAATCGTCATGATCTCAGGCCAGGCAGAGATCGCGATGGCTGTCAAGGCGATGCACAATGGTGCCTTCAGCTTCTTGGAAAAACCAACCCTGCCGAATGAACTTCAGGCCGTCCTCGAGAAAGCTTTCCTGGAAGACCGTTCAAGGATTGACGCGCTCGAATGGAGAGAAACAGTCCTCAACCGCGTCCGAAACTTGAGTCGTCGCGAACGCGAAGTCCTGGAACATACGCTTCAGGCCAAGAACACGAAGCAAGTTGCGATGGAGATGTTCATCGGCGTCAAAACAGTACTTCGGCACAAGAGCAATGTTCTCAAGAAGATGAAGGTTCGCAATGAACTGGAGTTGCTATCCATGCTTCGCGAGATCTATCCTGAGACCGCCACGGAAGACTCGAATCCGTTGAAAGACATTGCATGA